Genomic segment of Rhodocaloribacter litoris:
CAGGTCGACCATCTGTAGGTTCATGGCGGTGCCCGTACCTGGCCTGCTTGTCGTTGCCCGTGTTCTGGCCAAGATACGAACGGGCCGGAGGGGAAGGACCTTCTTCACGGGGCTTTCACGCCGGGTTCCGGAGCGCGGGCGGGCGGCGAAATCGCGGCGGGTCGAGAACCTGCCGCCCGGGCGTCGGCGTATATGGGACCGGTACCGGGTCCTGCTTCCGGGAGACGAGCCGGGCCGTGCGCGCTGCCGGTCCGGAAGTTGCATGAACGCCAATCGGTGATAGGGATACTATGGCAGGTCACAATAAGTGGTCGAAGATCAAGCGGCAGAAAGCCGTGGCGGATGCCCGGCGTTCGAAAGTGTGGGCGCGGATCACGCGGGACATCATGGTGGCGGCCCGTGAGGGAGGCGGCGATCCCGGCATGAACCCGCGCCTGGCGCTGGCCATCGAGAAGGCGAAGGGGGAGAACATGCCCAAGGAAAACATCGAGCGGGCCATCAAGCGCGGCACGGGGGAGATCCAGGGCGCCGACTACGAGGAGGTCACCTACGAAGGCTACGCACCGCACGGCGTGGCCGTCTTCATCGAGGCGCTCACCGACAACACCAACCGCACGGTGGCCGATTTGCGGGCGCTCTTCAGCAAGGCGGGCGGTAGCCTCGGCCAGAGCGGTTCGGTGGCGTTCCTCTTCGAGCGGAAGAGCGTCT
This window contains:
- a CDS encoding YebC/PmpR family DNA-binding transcriptional regulator, whose protein sequence is MAGHNKWSKIKRQKAVADARRSKVWARITRDIMVAAREGGGDPGMNPRLALAIEKAKGENMPKENIERAIKRGTGEIQGADYEEVTYEGYAPHGVAVFIEALTDNTNRTVADLRALFSKAGGSLGQSGSVAFLFERKSVFEIPAAGVDELDLFERVVEAGAEDLTREDDTFIVTAPAEQFGAVQAVLEAAGIRVEEAGLQRIPTTTVSLAPEAARKVAALIERIEDHPDVQAVYTTLQLDEATIEAIT